GGGGGGAGAGGTTGAtgataattaaacaaacaaattaacaagaaaatataaaatagttataaGATCTGTGATAAAACAATACTTCATGTGAGTGACTGGGGTCTTCTTTAGAAAGAGAGCAGGAAAGGCATCTCTGAGGATTGGGCTGGAGCCTGAAGGATAAGAAGGTTCCAATCATGGGAAGATACGGGGAAAGAGACTTCAGGTAGGGAAAACAGCAGGCACAAAGATCTTGGGGCGGGAATGAGTACGGCGAGTTTGAGTCCAATGAGGGGGGAGTATGGGTGGGCACGGGGGGTTGGGGACTTACTGGGGGAGATCAGATCGTTAGGGCTTTGTAGGGCAGGGTAAGGAAGTGGAATTTTATTCAAAGCCACTGAAGAATTTTGAGCAGGAGTGTGATGTTATCTGATTTAGATCTTTAAATGGTTGCACTGACTGctgtgtagagaatggattttagTGGAAGTGAGGGTGGGTAAACGTTTTCAGCCAAGGAGGCTGGAGTGGTTGtagcccccagccccacagaaAAACATCACAATTAAGCTCAAAAGTTCAACTTAAATAAGGACAACAGGCAATGATTTCTAGGGGTGCTGGAAGACAACCTCTGCAGTGAGTCTGCCTTGGCCATAGGGGGGTGAAAGTGAAcataacaaatgaatgaaaatcataatgtgcttttatttccaaaaattaagcatttttgAACCTAACCGTCCCCCTGCTTAAAATGCACAGTGGGTTCTCATGTGAAGATCTGGGAAAGTGGTCATGGAGGAGACAATGACAGCCTAATGTCCAGGGTTGTTCACCCCAGAAATGGATGCACTGCCAGGGCTACCCACAGACTTTGGAAAAGTATAGCACGTAAAAGGATGAATTGTCTTCTTGGTTTTTATGACAACTCGATGGACACGCTATTTTGAACATGTGGACTCGTGGTTGTAGAAATATGCATTAAAGCCTCGCTTCATAGTGATACGTGCCTCTGAGGGGACCGGGCCATGGCCCAACTATGCTGTTTCCAGGAGAAGTGCTAGGGTGTCCAGGTTGTGCTTGGGAGTCGGGGGCGGGCAGCCCAAGTTTGAATCTCCACTTCTCTGCTTGTAGCTGAGTTTCCATAGACTCCTTAACCTCCCTGAGTTTCAGATGCCTTATCTGTAAATAAGGAGGGTCCCAGTGTTTGCCTGAAGGGGTGATTGCAGGGGTCAAAGAAGCAAGTGCTTGTAAGGtacttagcacagttcctggcatggGGTCAGCACTGCACACAGAtgtgtatttttggctgtgcatTATGCTCATTTGAAAGTCCTCTGTGTCCTTGCTATTTAAAAGGTGGTCCCCAGACCAATAGCCACATCCCCTGGGAGCTTGTCAgagtcagaaatgcagaatcttaggcTCCACTCCTGACCTGCTGAATTAGCTTTTGCACTTGAACAGGATCCCGGGTGATTCCAGCAGGCGTTTCTGTTCAGAAGCACTGCTCTCAGCTAAAATGTACGTAGAAAGGACAGCTGGATCAGTTTTGATTATGGAAAGCTGTCGGCAGCATCGTGTTGGTGCAAAAAGACATCAGCACCAGGGCACAAAATATACAGTGACCCTAACTTAGCTGGGCATTCTTGGGCAAGCACGTAACCCCTCTGGGACTAAGTTTCTTTATGTGTAAAGTGACTCACCTATGTTAGAGGTTTGTTGacaagataaatgaaataatgtgaaagCTGatataaaagagtgaaaaatacgttatttttatcttgtttacaTAGAAAAGGGACATCATAATTCCTATAGCTGTTAATACAATTTTCAAAGAATTCGATTCCCCATTTTCCACATTAACTTGCCTTGTGGCAGTGGACAAGACCTATTATTTGGTGTCTCGATTATAATAATGGAGTGACAGTGACCCAGGAATTTCAGTCTGGTATTTTTGTAAACTAAATGGGAGAGTTCTGTAGTTTGGCTAAAAGGCATTGCCCTAGAAAAGACCAGCACTGTGGTCAATGAAGATGTTTATGCCATTTACAAAATAGTCACAGAATTGCAGTGTCACGTACGATGGCCACGAGCAGAAGTCACCAGGATGCTTCCAGGTGGTGTGGTTCAATGTGACACATGTTTATCAGCCACAAAAGCCTTTTATTATTTCCAAACATCACAATCAAAGCAAGAAACAAGTAATATTGTTCACATCAGCACAGATCAAGTACAAGAAACCCCAATATATTCCAGCACAAGAAAAATGCGCAGTTGTATACCAAAGACACAGCATAGTATAAGAATTCatggcggcggggggggggggcggaatgTGAGGACAGCCGGAAAACACAGCTTGAGGTCCTCTGTGGTGGAAGGGGGTCTGATGGATGCACGTAGCACACGACCACGGACAGCGCTTATCAGCGAATCTTGCCCTGTGTTCACAGGAGTGAATCACTTTACTTGATACGGTATAGACCTTGATAACAGGGTCACCCAACTTTAACACCATGTCGAGCAAAAGGAGCAGTGAACCAGAAACCATCCTCCTTAATAGATCACATCACATAGATAAAATGTGATAGAGGCACAGTTCTTAAGAGCAAAAACAGCTTCCAAGAAAGCCACAGGAAGCTCACAGACTCTAACTCTCCAAAACAACTGTCAAGCAATTTCTTGAGACACATGGCTTCCTACTCATGACTGCCTCTCttgttttaaagacagaaaaggaataaTAGGAAAAACTGCTTTTTTAAGATAGggaaatgtatactttaaaatagcaAGGTATCAAAATACTTTGTACACAGGTATGTTCTGATTTTCCAAAGCACTTTATCtctatttcaatattttgaaaactgcCCTGTGTTGAATGTATAAAAACCCAACAAGAACAAccataacaacaaaaatagaagTGGGTTACATCCCCATGCTGTTTGCAGGGGGTGGAGGCTGGTGTGGGGTGTGGTCAAGAAGAGGGGCAAACAGCATAGCGTTACTTCTTCCACAAAGTCTGTTGTTTTTAGGAAATGGTTTTACCATAAATAGAGTAGTAGACTAGAAACCCAGTCTCGTATGAAATGAGAGCAAAGCCATCCAAGCAGCTGGCAGCCGGAGGTTGGTAGCCGTAACAGGTTTGCTTGGGAGAGATTCAAACCACCCTCACTGTTACTGCGAATCCTTCAGTCTGACCTGAAGCGTGAAGGCATGGGTGGGAAGCACGGTGCAGGCAGGCATCACAGAGCCTGGGTGCGCGAAGATGAATGCAGAAAGCGCCCAGAGCAGCCTCCACGGACTTCCCCCAGTGACTATTCGGGAAATCAGAGTTTGTGACTTAACCCACGTTGGCATCCTTTCAGAGAGCCTGTTCTAGAccattttctcctttcaaaaGGCTTTCTGCAggcttaaaaacaaaagacacactgggactcccctggtggtccagtggctaagactccatgctccccgtgcagggggcctgggttcaatccctggtcagggaactaactagatcccacatgccgcaacaaagagtttgcatgctgcaacaaagatcctgcctgctgcaactaagacctggcgcagccagaaaaaagcccccaaaacccccaaaacaacaacaacaacaaaaagacacgACCAAGACTGTAAACACATTTTTATGTCTCTtaagtattttttcccccttctttttgaACACTTTGGCTGGATGGAGGGTCGAAAGTGACCAGACTGATAACCCTTCCTGTGGTCCTGCATCCTATGCAACGTTCATGCCATTGCAGCTGCAGAGAATCTCCTTGAAGGTGTTGCGCAGCTCCAGGCTGCGGAAGGCGTAGATCAAGGGGTCGATGATGGAGTTGCACATGATGAGGACCAGGTAGGTGTTGAAGTGGGCGGTGTAGCAGACGCAGTAGGGGTTGGTGGGGCAGGTTATGATGAGGACGAGGTGGAGAAAGAAGGGCGCCCAGCAGAAGATGAACACCCCCAGcaggatggtgatggtgacggCCCCCCTCATGCACGAGTGCTGCTGCGGCGCCACCCCGATGGCGGGTGGCAGTGCCGCGATGCGCTTGACGTGCAGCCGGGCGAAGAGGAACATGTGCACGTAGAGGGTGCCCATGAGAAGCAGCATGGTCAGGAACATGGTGACGAGGCACACGATGACCGTCTTGCTCTCGGAGTAGACGATGAACACCACGCCGCAGACGCCGCAGCACAGCCAGATGGCCGCGATCAGGCCGAGCGCCTTCCTCACGGTCACGAGGCTGTGGTAGCGGAGCGCGTAGAAGATGCTGACGTACCTGTCGACGGCGATGGCCAGGAGGTTGCAGACGGAGGCCACCAGGGAGATGCAGATCATGGAGTCGAAGACGTTGTCCATGTGCTGGAGGAACCGGTCCTCGAAGGTCAGGTAGTCGCTGTTGACGATGGCGATCATGATGGTCTCCAGGGCGTTGGACACGCTCACCAGCATGTCGGCCACGGCCAGGCTGCAGAGGAAGAAGTACATGGGAGAGTGCAGGTTGCTGTTCCTGACCACGGCCAGGATGACCAGGATGTTCTCCATCAGGCTGGTGATGCCCAGAGCCAGGAAGACCTCAGGCTTGATGAACACCTGCTCGCAGAAGCTCCTGCCACTCTGGTTGCTGAAGGAAGGGTGCTCTGAGCCATTAGGCAGCGTTGGCTGAGCAGAGAGCAGGCAGCACGAAGCATTCATTGCCAACAGACGGCTGATCGGAGCCGGGGCTCCAGCAGGGTCCAGaggctgcggctgcggctgctggttacaggaaaagaaagaaatctcccTCTAGATCCCTCTTTTGGATGCTTGTCCAGTCTAGACTTAGATTTTGTTCTTCCACAGAATAAAAggatgaagggagggagagagagagagaaagtcagcCTGGAGACGTACAGAGAACTTTCCTCTGCTTCTCCACGACAAACAGTTTTATAGATACTCTGTCTTATCTCCCTCCCttcttaccttccttccttctctctccctctcagcctcTCTCACATCCCCACCTGGGAATAAAAAACCAGCCACTGGCTGCTACAGTTACGGCGGTTTTCATAGCAAGACAGAAGAAGTGGTAC
The sequence above is drawn from the Balaenoptera musculus isolate JJ_BM4_2016_0621 chromosome 15, mBalMus1.pri.v3, whole genome shotgun sequence genome and encodes:
- the MC3R gene encoding melanocortin receptor 3, with the protein product MNASCCLLSAQPTLPNGSEHPSFSNQSGRSFCEQVFIKPEVFLALGITSLMENILVILAVVRNSNLHSPMYFFLCSLAVADMLVSVSNALETIMIAIVNSDYLTFEDRFLQHMDNVFDSMICISLVASVCNLLAIAVDRYVSIFYALRYHSLVTVRKALGLIAAIWLCCGVCGVVFIVYSESKTVIVCLVTMFLTMLLLMGTLYVHMFLFARLHVKRIAALPPAIGVAPQQHSCMRGAVTITILLGVFIFCWAPFFLHLVLIITCPTNPYCVCYTAHFNTYLVLIMCNSIIDPLIYAFRSLELRNTFKEILCSCNGMNVA